One window of Mesorhizobium sp. WSM4904 genomic DNA carries:
- a CDS encoding sugar ABC transporter substrate-binding protein, producing MTRSMKGLVKALALGLAAACSLAAISGATAEELSLKGKRVGVSAIGTDHYWDLMAFRGIQDRVKELGGEVIALDAGRKDQQQIAQLQTLIAQKPDAIIEQLGNLEVLNPWLQKIRDAGIPLFTVDTATPHAINNTTSNNYNIGAEIALQMVADMGGKGNVLVFNGFYSVPVCKIRYDQLKYVLTSFPDVKIVEPELRDVIPNTVQSAYSNVTDMLTKSPEKGSIGAVWACWDVPQIGATQAVEAAGRNEVKTYGIDGSPEVVKMVMDPKSSAGAVAAQQPYEIGKTSVDNVAKYLAGQKVPPFTFVPAVLINKENAAEKGKPFLDAAEKAGVK from the coding sequence ATGACCAGATCCATGAAAGGCCTCGTCAAGGCGCTTGCTTTGGGGTTAGCGGCGGCTTGCAGCTTGGCGGCGATCTCCGGCGCGACGGCCGAGGAACTGTCGCTCAAGGGCAAGCGCGTAGGCGTCTCTGCGATTGGCACGGATCACTATTGGGACCTGATGGCGTTCCGCGGCATTCAGGACCGCGTTAAGGAGCTCGGCGGCGAAGTCATCGCGCTCGACGCCGGGCGCAAGGACCAGCAGCAGATCGCGCAGCTGCAGACGCTGATCGCGCAGAAGCCGGACGCCATCATCGAGCAACTCGGCAATCTCGAAGTGCTGAACCCGTGGCTGCAGAAGATTCGCGACGCCGGCATCCCGTTGTTCACGGTCGATACGGCTACGCCGCACGCCATCAACAACACCACGTCCAACAACTACAATATCGGCGCCGAGATCGCCCTGCAGATGGTCGCCGACATGGGCGGCAAGGGCAATGTGCTGGTCTTCAACGGCTTCTACAGCGTACCGGTCTGCAAGATCCGCTACGACCAGCTGAAATATGTGCTGACCTCGTTCCCGGATGTGAAGATCGTCGAGCCCGAGCTGCGCGACGTCATCCCGAACACGGTGCAGAGCGCCTATTCGAACGTCACCGACATGCTGACCAAGTCCCCTGAGAAGGGCTCTATCGGCGCGGTATGGGCCTGCTGGGACGTGCCCCAGATCGGCGCCACGCAGGCGGTCGAGGCAGCGGGCCGCAACGAGGTCAAGACCTACGGCATCGACGGCAGCCCGGAAGTCGTCAAGATGGTGATGGACCCGAAATCGTCGGCCGGCGCCGTTGCCGCGCAGCAGCCCTACGAGATCGGCAAGACTTCGGTCGACAACGTCGCCAAATACCTGGCTGGCCAAAAAGTGCCGCCCTTTACCTTCGTTCCGGCGGTGCTGATCAACAAGGAAAACGCTGCCGAAAAAGGAAAGCCGTTTCTCGACGCCGCCGAAAAAGCCGGCGTTAAATAG
- a CDS encoding L-fuculose-phosphate aldolase has protein sequence MTVSDRDVRQAIIDACIEMNALGINQGTSGNISCRHGEGMLISPTSTPYDTLQPEDIVFMGWDGEVDGRLPPSSEWRFHLDIMKARPDVNAVVHAHPTYCTTIAIMGRKIPAIHYMVAVAGGSDIRCAPYATFGTAELSAHAVEALRGRKACLLAQHGMIAVGSSLAQAMWLAVEVETLARQYHGALQIGEPPILSDEEIENVIKRMASYGLRDNDDAA, from the coding sequence ATGACCGTTTCGGACCGAGATGTGCGCCAGGCCATCATCGACGCCTGTATCGAGATGAACGCACTCGGCATCAACCAGGGCACGTCAGGCAACATCAGCTGCCGCCATGGCGAGGGCATGCTGATCTCGCCGACCAGCACGCCCTATGACACGCTGCAGCCGGAAGACATCGTCTTCATGGGTTGGGATGGCGAGGTCGACGGACGCCTGCCGCCGTCCAGCGAATGGCGCTTCCATCTCGACATCATGAAGGCACGGCCCGATGTCAACGCGGTCGTTCACGCGCATCCGACCTACTGCACGACGATCGCCATCATGGGCAGGAAGATACCAGCGATCCACTACATGGTCGCCGTCGCCGGCGGCAGCGACATACGCTGCGCGCCCTACGCCACCTTCGGCACGGCGGAGCTTTCGGCGCATGCGGTGGAAGCGCTGCGCGGCCGCAAGGCCTGCCTGCTTGCCCAGCACGGCATGATTGCCGTCGGGTCGAGCCTCGCCCAGGCGATGTGGCTGGCCGTCGAGGTCGAGACGCTGGCGCGCCAGTATCACGGCGCCCTGCAGATCGGCGAGCCGCCGATCCTGTCCGACGAGGAGATCGAAAACGTCATCAAACGCATGGCCAGCTACGGCCTGCGTGACAATGACGACGCTGCCTGA
- a CDS encoding SDR family oxidoreductase produces the protein MDYRSQFDLTGEVAVVTGGASGIGLEAARALGTCGARIVLLDMNADGLKAAAEALTAAGIASVDGRVLNVTDPQAVEAMAAQIVSDFGKVDILVNSAGIARLNTALDTPDEEWRLVMDVNVNGVYWASRAFGRSMVDCKKGSIVNLGSMSGLIINRPQTAPSYMVSKGAVHMMTKALAVEWAKSGVRVNALAPGYVGTEMTLKMRERPELFNTWIDMTPIGRLGTPQEIASAILFLASPASSYVTGAILSIDGGYTAW, from the coding sequence ATGGATTACCGGTCGCAATTCGACCTGACGGGCGAGGTTGCCGTTGTCACCGGCGGTGCCAGCGGGATCGGACTTGAGGCCGCCAGGGCGCTGGGGACTTGCGGCGCGAGGATCGTGTTGCTCGACATGAATGCGGATGGGCTGAAAGCCGCTGCTGAGGCGCTTACGGCCGCTGGCATCGCGAGCGTCGATGGCCGCGTGTTGAACGTTACCGATCCGCAAGCCGTCGAGGCGATGGCCGCTCAGATCGTCAGTGATTTCGGCAAGGTCGATATCCTGGTCAACAGCGCCGGCATCGCGCGCCTCAACACCGCGCTCGACACCCCGGACGAAGAATGGCGCCTGGTGATGGATGTCAACGTCAACGGCGTCTACTGGGCTTCGCGCGCCTTCGGCCGTTCGATGGTCGATTGCAAGAAGGGCTCAATCGTCAATCTGGGTTCCATGTCGGGCCTGATCATCAACCGTCCGCAGACGGCGCCGTCCTACATGGTGAGCAAGGGCGCCGTGCACATGATGACCAAGGCGCTCGCGGTCGAATGGGCGAAATCGGGCGTGCGCGTCAACGCGCTGGCGCCGGGCTATGTCGGCACCGAGATGACGCTGAAGATGCGCGAGCGTCCCGAACTCTTCAACACCTGGATCGACATGACGCCGATCGGCCGGCTGGGCACACCGCAGGAGATCGCCTCGGCGATTCTGTTCCTGGCGTCGCCGGCCTCGAGCTACGTCACTGGCGCGATCCTGTCGATCGATGGCGGCTACACGGCCTGGTGA
- a CDS encoding GntR family transcriptional regulator: MRGRPRYDQEDAEAAEAFRSIGSKVQLNRDEAAPLWVQLRNQFEEAINTGLLAANSRIPSEQALCDFFGVSRPVVRAAIGSLSNEGRIIKMPRKGMFVAAPREHVDFMTANLGVFDDLTAKGHKVSTRTLEIYRCPPSEKESKVFGIPANGSVVRISRVYMTDGSPITMTRISLPGHRVPGLENILSENQSIFGTIRAVFGLTVKRADRWLRAALPTKEEADEMGVAANTPLIEIESIAYDADGAALEYYEAFYNSSVARIHMAVEQPSATVNGVDRT; encoded by the coding sequence ATGCGCGGGCGTCCTCGTTACGACCAGGAAGATGCCGAGGCGGCCGAGGCGTTCCGCTCGATCGGCTCGAAGGTTCAGCTCAATCGCGACGAGGCCGCCCCGCTTTGGGTGCAGTTGCGCAACCAGTTCGAGGAAGCGATCAACACCGGCCTGCTGGCCGCCAATTCACGCATTCCCTCTGAACAGGCACTTTGCGATTTCTTCGGCGTGTCGCGCCCCGTGGTGCGCGCCGCGATCGGCTCGCTTTCCAACGAAGGCCGCATCATCAAGATGCCGCGCAAGGGCATGTTCGTCGCAGCTCCCCGCGAACATGTCGACTTCATGACCGCCAATCTCGGCGTCTTCGACGACCTGACCGCGAAGGGCCACAAGGTCTCGACCCGCACGCTGGAAATCTATCGCTGTCCGCCGAGCGAGAAGGAGTCGAAGGTCTTCGGAATTCCCGCCAATGGCAGCGTGGTACGCATCAGCCGCGTCTACATGACCGACGGCTCGCCGATCACCATGACGCGCATCAGCCTGCCGGGACACAGGGTGCCGGGGCTGGAAAATATCCTGTCGGAGAACCAGTCGATCTTCGGCACGATCCGAGCCGTCTTCGGCCTGACGGTGAAGCGCGCCGACCGCTGGCTCCGCGCGGCATTGCCCACCAAGGAAGAGGCCGATGAGATGGGCGTCGCCGCCAATACGCCGCTGATCGAGATCGAGTCGATCGCCTATGACGCGGATGGTGCGGCGCTCGAATATTACGAGGCCTTCTACAACTCCTCCGTCGCCCGTATCCACATGGCGGTCGAGCAGCCATCCGCCACGGTGAACGGCGTCGATCGCACCTGA
- a CDS encoding MFS transporter, with protein MSTVGGGRLGMAADSERWRVLSLLCLAVVLSLTTWFSATAILPELKQDLALGASAEAWLTNGVQVGFVIGALAASLVNLPDLVRLSRLMAAAALVAALANATLLFHPGPGGVIAARIVTGAALAGVYPPALKLVATWFTRDRGLALGAVIGALTVGSALPHLFRAVSTALDWRPVVAAASVATAAGALLFLLFAKEGPYPFGKAVFEPSRIGQVFREKPLLLANLGYLGHMWELYAMWAWLLAYTRAAFEAQAIGTAATASLSTFLVVASGILGCVLGGYLSDRVGRTATTAGMMLVSGGCALLMGFLFTGPLWLFMLVAIVWGVSVIGDSAQFSAAVTELADRRFVGTALSVQLGAGFALTVLAIWLTPRFADFIGGWRWAFLLLVPGPLLGAAAMLWLRNLPESVKMAGGLR; from the coding sequence ATGAGCACAGTCGGCGGCGGCCGGCTTGGCATGGCGGCCGACAGCGAGCGCTGGCGCGTGCTGTCGCTGCTTTGCCTGGCGGTCGTCCTGTCGCTGACCACCTGGTTCTCGGCGACCGCAATCCTTCCCGAATTGAAACAGGATCTGGCGCTGGGCGCGAGCGCCGAGGCGTGGCTGACCAATGGCGTTCAGGTCGGCTTCGTCATCGGCGCGCTGGCGGCGAGCCTGGTCAATTTGCCGGACCTTGTACGGCTGAGCCGCCTGATGGCCGCGGCGGCTCTTGTCGCCGCTTTAGCCAACGCGACGCTGCTCTTCCATCCCGGGCCGGGTGGCGTGATCGCCGCGCGCATCGTCACCGGCGCTGCGCTTGCCGGCGTCTATCCGCCGGCGCTCAAGCTGGTGGCCACCTGGTTCACGCGCGACAGGGGGCTGGCGCTCGGCGCGGTCATCGGCGCGCTGACAGTCGGTTCGGCGCTGCCGCATCTCTTCCGCGCCGTCTCGACCGCGCTCGACTGGCGGCCGGTGGTCGCAGCGGCAAGCGTGGCCACCGCGGCCGGCGCGTTGCTCTTCCTGCTGTTCGCGAAGGAAGGGCCCTATCCCTTCGGCAAGGCGGTGTTCGAGCCCTCGCGGATCGGCCAGGTGTTTCGCGAAAAGCCGCTGCTCCTCGCCAATCTCGGCTATCTCGGCCACATGTGGGAGCTCTACGCCATGTGGGCCTGGCTGCTCGCTTACACCCGCGCGGCCTTCGAGGCGCAGGCGATCGGGACCGCCGCCACCGCCTCGCTCTCGACTTTCCTTGTCGTCGCGTCTGGCATCCTTGGCTGCGTGCTTGGCGGCTATCTGTCGGACCGCGTCGGCCGCACCGCCACCACCGCCGGCATGATGCTCGTCTCGGGCGGCTGCGCCCTGCTGATGGGCTTTCTCTTCACCGGCCCGCTCTGGCTGTTCATGCTGGTGGCCATCGTCTGGGGCGTCTCGGTGATCGGCGATTCGGCGCAATTCTCCGCGGCCGTCACCGAGCTTGCCGACCGCCGCTTCGTCGGCACCGCGCTGTCGGTGCAACTCGGCGCCGGTTTCGCGCTGACGGTGCTCGCCATCTGGCTGACGCCGCGCTTCGCCGATTTCATCGGCGGCTGGCGCTGGGCCTTCCTGCTCCTGGTTCCCGGACCGCTTCTGGGGGCAGCCGCCATGCTATGGTTGCGAAACTTGCCGGAGAGCGTGAAAATGGCGGGCGGCCTCCGTTAG
- a CDS encoding MaoC family dehydratase: MSTETKDGWVGVVKGRPQVGAFAERTRRTRMSDIEAFTEITGDRNPLHYDRALAEKSVFGKLIVQGGVTSGILNALVAEDLPGPGTVFLEVAWKFVKAVGVDEEITGRVEVKEVRPDKPICKIETSVRNGQGELCLTGTATVFTVPLQGA; this comes from the coding sequence ATGAGCACCGAGACGAAAGACGGTTGGGTGGGTGTCGTGAAAGGCCGTCCGCAGGTCGGCGCCTTTGCCGAGCGCACGCGCCGCACGAGGATGAGCGACATCGAGGCCTTCACCGAGATCACCGGCGATCGCAATCCCCTACATTACGACCGCGCTCTGGCCGAAAAGTCGGTGTTCGGCAAGCTGATCGTCCAGGGCGGCGTGACCTCCGGCATCCTCAACGCGTTGGTCGCCGAAGATCTGCCCGGCCCCGGGACCGTGTTCCTCGAAGTGGCCTGGAAGTTCGTCAAGGCCGTCGGCGTTGACGAGGAGATCACCGGGCGCGTCGAGGTCAAGGAAGTGCGCCCCGACAAGCCGATCTGCAAGATCGAGACCAGCGTGCGCAACGGCCAGGGCGAGCTTTGCCTCACCGGCACGGCCACGGTCTTCACCGTACCGCTGCAAGGCGCATGA
- a CDS encoding zinc ribbon domain-containing protein produces MSVDLNTLKTPGPTITALTKPFWDAAAEGRLKIQHCEDCGKAIFYPRPICPHCWSRRLVWKDVSGRGRLKSFSEVHKPGHPGWLPTAPYVVGLVELAEGPTMLSFILAGTRPLQVGDMLRLAPTAIGGRVLPAFRQIELATEEEPR; encoded by the coding sequence ATGTCCGTCGATCTCAACACGCTGAAAACCCCTGGCCCGACGATCACCGCGCTGACCAAGCCATTCTGGGATGCCGCCGCCGAGGGCCGGCTGAAAATCCAGCACTGCGAGGATTGCGGCAAGGCCATCTTCTATCCGCGCCCGATCTGCCCGCATTGCTGGAGCAGGCGTCTTGTCTGGAAAGACGTATCGGGCAGGGGGCGGCTCAAATCCTTTTCGGAGGTGCACAAGCCCGGCCATCCCGGCTGGCTGCCGACGGCACCTTATGTGGTCGGCCTGGTCGAATTGGCCGAAGGCCCGACGATGCTGAGCTTCATCCTGGCCGGCACACGGCCGCTACAGGTCGGGGACATGTTGCGGCTTGCGCCGACCGCCATCGGCGGCCGTGTCCTGCCGGCCTTCAGACAAATCGAACTCGCAACAGAGGAGGAGCCGCGATGA